The Cucumis sativus cultivar 9930 unplaced genomic scaffold, Cucumber_9930_V3 scaffold85, whole genome shotgun sequence genome window below encodes:
- the LOC116406308 gene encoding carbon catabolite repressor protein 4 homolog 4-like isoform X3, translated as MSLKNLKNSPFSFPRRKFTHSSSSKTTVADRGDPNDPRVRLKRDCVGIMAAFKLGQPFHHVVILANTHLCWDPEWADVKLAQAKYLLSRLARFKSLVAEKFECTPSVLLAGDFNSTPGDKVHIVLYTYVCNILKMGPLGIYDGFSETQTESQVEWCCLKPI; from the exons ATGTCTTTGAAGAACTTGAAGAACTCCCCCTTTTCCTTCCCCAGAAGAAAGTTCACTCACA GTTCATCATCAAAAACCACCGTAGCCGATCGTGGGGATCCTAACGATCCCCGAGTAAGATTAAAACGTGATTGCGTTGGGATTATGGCTGCTTTCAAACTTGGGCAGCCTTTTCATCATGTTGTAATTCTAGCCAACACCCAtctttgttg GGATCCAGAATGGGCTGATGTGAAGCTCGCTCAGGCTAAGTATCTTTTATCACGCCTAGCTCGATTCAAATCTTTAGTTGCTGAAAAGTTTGAATGCACACCCTCAGTACTTTTGGCTGGCGATTTCAATTCAACCCCAGGAGATAAG GTACACATTGTGTTATACACTTATGTATGTAATATACTGAAGATGGGACCGTTGGGCATATATGACGGCTTTAGTGAAACACAAACGGAGTCTCAG GTTGAATGGTGTTGTTTAAAACCAATTTGA